The following coding sequences are from one bacterium window:
- a CDS encoding substrate-binding domain-containing protein, translating to MKECFMADPEDHMTKYPLRGLGVTLLVIFVTLVSGCSEKVTEKERQAVRLRMSSTSSLDNTGLFEALNPPFEEKYGAKVDVVVVGTGKALELAQNGDVDLTFVHSKEEEIKFVEAGYGVNRREVMANYFMIAGPTSDPAGIKTAKTAVEAFQKIAEAKISFVSRGDDSGTHIREKAIWKETGIIPSGDWYLESGQGMGATLIMADEKQAYTLVDRGTYLKYLDKIEIRGVFEAESEALYNPYGIIAVNPARHPHANYILAMAYIAWVTSPEGQKIIGNFKDKTGQVPFTPLF from the coding sequence ATGAAGGAGTGCTTTATGGCCGACCCGGAAGACCATATGACCAAATACCCTCTTAGGGGCCTAGGGGTTACGCTTCTGGTGATATTCGTTACGCTTGTCTCTGGGTGTTCGGAGAAGGTAACAGAAAAAGAGAGGCAAGCGGTCAGACTTAGGATGTCCAGCACCAGCAGCTTAGATAATACCGGGCTCTTTGAGGCGCTTAACCCTCCTTTTGAGGAAAAATACGGCGCCAAGGTAGATGTGGTGGTGGTCGGAACCGGCAAGGCCTTGGAATTGGCTCAAAATGGGGATGTAGACCTAACCTTTGTTCATTCTAAAGAGGAGGAGATAAAATTCGTCGAGGCAGGCTACGGGGTAAACCGGCGAGAAGTAATGGCTAATTATTTTATGATAGCCGGTCCGACTTCTGATCCGGCCGGGATTAAAACCGCTAAAACGGCGGTGGAGGCCTTCCAGAAGATAGCCGAGGCTAAAATTTCTTTTGTCTCCAGGGGAGATGACTCTGGCACTCATATCAGAGAGAAGGCTATCTGGAAGGAGACGGGTATTATCCCTTCAGGAGATTGGTATCTTGAGAGCGGTCAGGGGATGGGGGCTACCCTGATTATGGCTGATGAAAAGCAGGCTTATACCCTGGTTGATCGGGGGACATATCTTAAATACCTGGATAAAATCGAGATCCGGGGGGTATTTGAAGCTGAGTCCGAGGCCCTTTACAACCCTTATGGAATTATCGCCGTTAATCCGGCCAGGCACCCTCATGCCAATTACATCCTGGCTATGGCCTATATTGCCTGGGTGACTTCTCCTGAGGGACAGAAGATTATTGGCAATTTTAAAGACAAAACCGGCCAGGTGCCTTTCACTCCCTTATTCTGA
- a CDS encoding DegT/DnrJ/EryC1/StrS family aminotransferase, with protein sequence MTTTNNRLPITKRQSKWRVPLLEANLGKEEIKALERVIESKWLSMGEATEEFEHSFASYLGVKYALAVSSGTAALHLAYLAMGIGPGDEVIVPSLTFVATANAVLYTGAEPIFADISGDNDLNISPADIEAKITERTKGIAVVHYGGYPARMDEIGGLAEAHHLLVVEDVAHAPGAEFEGRKLGTIGNIGCFSFYANKNLVVGEGGMVVTNDEGLANKVRILRSHGMTALAWQRYRVGKPGYDCLDLGYNYRMDELSAALGLVQLNKLEEDNLRRGKLVAEYRKRLAVFSHISLPFDSHYGKSAYHIMPLLLNGLDRDNFIQELGQKRIQTSIHYSPIHLFTYYRQRFGYQEGLLPRTESVSAREVTLPLYSTMSEDDLAYVVDSIQESVRS encoded by the coding sequence ATGACCACGACTAATAACCGATTGCCCATCACCAAACGCCAATCTAAATGGAGAGTTCCCCTTTTAGAGGCCAATTTAGGAAAAGAGGAGATAAAGGCCTTAGAGAGGGTTATTGAATCAAAATGGCTCTCTATGGGTGAGGCCACCGAGGAATTTGAACACTCTTTTGCTTCTTACCTGGGCGTGAAGTATGCCCTGGCTGTCTCCAGTGGGACGGCGGCTCTTCATCTGGCCTATCTGGCCATGGGAATTGGTCCGGGGGATGAGGTCATCGTTCCCTCGCTGACCTTTGTGGCCACGGCCAATGCGGTTCTCTACACCGGGGCTGAACCGATATTTGCCGATATTAGCGGAGATAATGATTTGAATATTTCGCCCGCTGATATCGAGGCGAAGATAACGGAGAGAACCAAAGGCATAGCGGTGGTTCATTACGGTGGTTATCCGGCCAGGATGGATGAGATAGGCGGACTGGCTGAGGCCCACCACCTTTTAGTGGTAGAAGATGTAGCCCATGCCCCTGGCGCCGAGTTTGAGGGCCGGAAACTGGGAACCATAGGTAATATTGGTTGTTTTAGTTTTTACGCCAACAAAAATCTGGTGGTCGGTGAAGGGGGTATGGTGGTGACCAATGATGAAGGTCTGGCCAATAAAGTCAGGATTTTGAGGTCGCATGGAATGACGGCCTTAGCCTGGCAAAGGTATCGGGTAGGTAAGCCGGGTTATGACTGTCTTGACCTGGGTTATAATTACCGGATGGATGAACTCAGCGCCGCCCTTGGCCTGGTCCAGTTGAATAAATTGGAAGAGGATAACCTCCGTCGAGGAAAATTGGTCGCCGAATACAGGAAAAGATTAGCGGTCTTCTCACACATAAGTTTACCTTTTGACAGCCATTATGGAAAATCGGCTTATCATATTATGCCTCTTTTACTTAATGGTCTTGATCGGGATAATTTTATCCAAGAATTGGGCCAAAAGAGGATACAGACCAGTATTCATTATTCACCCATTCATCTCTTTACTTATTACCGGCAGAGATTCGGCTATCAAGAAGGATTGCTTCCCCGAACCGAATCAGTCTCAGCCCGGGAAGTTACCCTGCCCTTGTATTCGACTATGAGCGAAGATGATCTCGCCTATGTCGTTGATTCCATCCAAGAGTCTGTGCGGTCGTGA
- a CDS encoding phosphatidylglycerophosphatase A, with the protein MTFLIRLTATGFYTGYSPLAPGTVGSVVGIGLYLGFNLLAWPLYLLSLIVCLAGGIWICSRAEDIYKEKDSSRIVWDEITGYLVAMFGLNPAFIPVAFVIFRIMDIVKPYPIQLTERLPGGWGIMLDDVLAGLATNIIIRIGVIIQPLINTDWHG; encoded by the coding sequence ATGACTTTTTTAATTAGACTCACCGCCACCGGCTTTTACACTGGTTACTCCCCTTTGGCGCCGGGAACCGTGGGAAGCGTGGTGGGGATTGGGCTGTATCTGGGTTTTAATTTGCTGGCCTGGCCGCTATATTTATTAAGTCTTATTGTCTGCCTGGCTGGTGGGATATGGATTTGTAGTCGGGCAGAGGATATTTATAAGGAAAAAGATTCATCCAGGATTGTCTGGGACGAGATTACGGGATACCTGGTGGCGATGTTCGGCCTGAACCCCGCCTTTATTCCGGTGGCCTTTGTAATATTCAGAATTATGGATATTGTAAAACCGTATCCCATTCAGCTTACGGAGCGATTACCAGGTGGCTGGGGGATAATGTTAGATGATGTTCTGGCAGGACTGGCCACTAATATTATTATTCGAATAGGGGTAATTATTCAGCCACTGATTAACACGGATTGGCACGGATAA
- a CDS encoding HEPN domain-containing protein yields the protein MQKYSNLHFVKTGIVSKELSRIYNDLFERRQESDYADFITFIESQVRPWISQAEEFVEQISTLIRESKS from the coding sequence GTGCAAAAGTATAGTAACCTTCATTTTGTGAAAACTGGGATAGTTTCGAAAGAACTATCTCGTATATACAATGACCTTTTCGAACGACGTCAGGAAAGCGACTACGCAGATTTCATTACCTTTATAGAATCTCAAGTCCGGCCTTGGATTTCTCAAGCTGAAGAATTTGTTGAACAGATTAGCACTCTAATCCGCGAGAGTAAAAGTTGA
- a CDS encoding nucleotidyltransferase domain-containing protein: protein MNRDELLRKVKETIHEVEPGAEVILYGSRSRGDEGLESDWDFLILVDGSVDDQRTDNIRHHLYEIEWESGEIISTGHFLSFLRKQESRSLDITGFPLWRE, encoded by the coding sequence ATGAATCGCGACGAACTGCTAAGGAAGGTAAAGGAGACTATCCACGAGGTTGAACCTGGAGCCGAAGTTATTCTTTATGGTTCTCGTTCCCGAGGAGACGAAGGTCTTGAATCTGATTGGGACTTCTTGATCTTAGTTGATGGTTCTGTCGATGATCAACGAACGGACAATATTCGCCACCACCTTTACGAAATTGAATGGGAGTCAGGAGAAATAATTTCTACGGGCCACTTTTTGTCATTCCTGCGCAAGCAGGAATCCAGAAGCCTTGATATTACTGGATTCCCGCTTTGGCGGGAATGA
- the pilQ gene encoding type IV pilus secretin PilQ codes for MKKNWLVTGLILIFLMGLTGGGWAQLNLFHLTDIRVENAGEKTKVIIVTDKPVERYYPFTLTEPPSIVVDLYETVSSLPAEKKMAKGGVITEIRGAQYEERTARVVMAVTELVPYQVSKLENKIVLEITNPYYKEEVKPRLTDIRFDEIKNEVIISTTKAVEYNHFKREDPPGVVVEFTGVEVDWKDKVIEVEKDGISRIRASRLQDKPVEKVWIVIDLKESLPYRVYSQANQTIIAVEGGAPPVVEEVTPVVPSEVAPEAPPTPPEKKAAPEEEIIPEWIKVEEEEVTPPKKEEAAVVKKVEVPLISMDFKEAEIGDVLRLISHKSGINIVAGKEVTDKVTLRLEAVTWRQALDMVTRAYGYTYVEEEGGIIRVGKALVKGEFITQVFSLNYADAKEISGSIKPLLTEAKGTEPAGQLTVVERTNSLVINDNPAVVEQAAALIKELDVRTPQVMIEAKIVEVTLRDATSLGIEWQADDPQSPGERTWGGGGLNMPGGTTTQLEKEEEEGVIAISGPGSITYNELGRGKGSFFRIGTIRGEFDINARLNALMEDSKADILSNPRILAINNKEARIIVGEEYPIEETTISEGTVQRTIEYKDLGIKLLVTPKINSDGYIVLEVHPEVSVFSGYAPNGNPIIATRESESEILVKDGETIVIGGLIQNEKKETVSKVPLLGDIPLVGLLFKNRNIDNSKTELLIFITTNIKRG; via the coding sequence TTGAAAAAAAACTGGTTAGTAACCGGATTAATTTTAATATTCCTTATGGGTTTGACCGGTGGAGGTTGGGCCCAGCTAAATCTTTTCCATCTGACTGATATAAGGGTGGAAAATGCAGGGGAGAAAACCAAGGTAATTATTGTCACTGACAAGCCAGTGGAAAGATACTACCCCTTTACTTTGACCGAACCACCTTCTATTGTAGTTGATCTGTATGAGACGGTGTCCAGTCTTCCGGCGGAGAAAAAGATGGCCAAGGGAGGGGTGATTACTGAAATTCGTGGGGCTCAATATGAAGAACGAACCGCCAGGGTAGTTATGGCCGTTACTGAGCTGGTTCCTTATCAGGTGAGTAAACTGGAGAACAAGATCGTTCTTGAAATTACTAATCCTTATTATAAAGAAGAGGTGAAGCCTCGATTAACAGATATAAGGTTTGATGAGATCAAAAATGAGGTGATTATCTCAACCACTAAGGCGGTCGAATATAATCATTTCAAAAGGGAAGATCCGCCGGGAGTGGTGGTGGAATTTACGGGCGTAGAGGTCGATTGGAAGGATAAAGTTATTGAGGTGGAAAAAGATGGAATATCCAGGATCAGGGCCAGCCGACTTCAGGATAAACCGGTCGAAAAGGTATGGATTGTTATTGACCTGAAGGAAAGTTTGCCTTATCGGGTTTACAGCCAGGCTAATCAGACTATTATTGCGGTAGAAGGCGGCGCGCCACCCGTGGTGGAAGAAGTAACGCCGGTAGTCCCATCTGAAGTAGCCCCCGAGGCGCCACCCACACCTCCCGAGAAGAAGGCAGCCCCTGAGGAGGAAATTATACCTGAGTGGATAAAGGTAGAAGAAGAGGAAGTTACTCCTCCTAAAAAAGAAGAGGCCGCCGTGGTAAAAAAAGTGGAAGTGCCCCTTATTTCAATGGATTTCAAAGAGGCAGAGATAGGGGATGTGTTAAGACTTATTTCTCATAAATCCGGGATAAATATTGTGGCCGGAAAAGAAGTAACGGATAAAGTTACCCTCAGACTGGAGGCGGTTACCTGGAGACAGGCCCTGGATATGGTGACCAGGGCTTATGGCTATACCTATGTGGAAGAAGAAGGGGGTATCATCCGCGTGGGTAAGGCCCTGGTTAAAGGAGAATTTATTACGCAGGTTTTCAGTCTTAACTATGCTGATGCCAAGGAGATTTCTGGTTCGATTAAACCTCTTTTAACCGAGGCAAAAGGGACTGAGCCGGCCGGACAATTGACGGTGGTGGAGCGGACAAATTCCCTGGTTATTAATGATAATCCGGCGGTTGTCGAACAGGCAGCCGCCCTTATTAAAGAATTGGATGTGAGAACCCCGCAGGTGATGATCGAGGCCAAGATCGTGGAGGTAACTTTGCGGGATGCCACGAGTTTAGGGATTGAGTGGCAGGCTGATGATCCTCAATCTCCAGGGGAGAGGACCTGGGGAGGCGGGGGGCTTAATATGCCTGGTGGAACAACAACCCAGCTTGAAAAGGAAGAAGAAGAAGGGGTTATTGCTATCTCAGGGCCAGGATCTATTACCTATAACGAGTTGGGAAGAGGTAAAGGGAGTTTTTTCAGGATTGGAACTATTAGGGGTGAGTTTGATATCAATGCCAGATTAAATGCCCTTATGGAAGACTCTAAGGCCGATATCTTATCCAATCCCAGGATACTGGCCATAAACAACAAAGAAGCCAGGATAATAGTCGGAGAGGAATATCCGATAGAGGAGACAACCATAAGTGAAGGCACCGTTCAGCGCACCATAGAATATAAGGATCTGGGAATAAAACTTCTGGTTACTCCCAAGATCAATTCGGATGGCTATATAGTCTTAGAGGTCCATCCTGAGGTGAGCGTGTTTAGCGGCTATGCCCCCAACGGTAATCCTATTATTGCCACCAGGGAGAGCGAATCCGAAATACTGGTCAAAGACGGCGAAACAATTGTCATTGGTGGTTTAATTCAGAATGAAAAGAAAGAAACGGTTTCGAAGGTGCCGCTTTTGGGGGATATACCTCTGGTGGGGTTGCTATTTAAGAATAGAAATATAGACAACAGCAAGACTGAACTCCTTATTTTTATTACTACTAATATTAAAAGGGGTTGA
- the pilO gene encoding type 4a pilus biogenesis protein PilO, which produces MDWRKNQPLMVGIGGVLLLGVIIYFAYMYTPLGVTRPAWWQFAIKIDNLEKERERKQIKLDEAERVAESLPQLKKRHEELQEQLAYAQEKMPKEKEMPELLRRVTEAADQSDLDIHLFHPEEIETKETYIEVPIKMEVSGTYHNLGSFLSQVGSLPRIVTPNKLKIEEVTPAAENAYATVRAELIISTFVFKEN; this is translated from the coding sequence ATGGACTGGCGAAAAAATCAACCTTTAATGGTGGGAATAGGGGGGGTGCTGCTGCTGGGGGTAATTATCTACTTTGCCTATATGTATACACCTTTAGGCGTGACCAGGCCTGCCTGGTGGCAGTTTGCCATTAAGATTGATAATTTAGAAAAGGAGCGTGAACGCAAGCAGATAAAATTGGATGAGGCCGAGCGGGTAGCCGAAAGCTTGCCACAGCTCAAAAAGAGACATGAAGAGCTTCAAGAGCAGTTGGCTTACGCTCAAGAGAAGATGCCTAAGGAAAAGGAGATGCCAGAGCTGCTCAGACGGGTAACTGAGGCGGCTGATCAAAGTGACTTAGATATCCATCTCTTCCACCCTGAGGAGATTGAAACCAAGGAGACATATATTGAGGTGCCGATTAAGATGGAGGTAAGCGGAACTTATCATAATCTGGGCTCGTTCTTGTCTCAGGTAGGAAGTTTGCCCAGGATAGTGACCCCCAATAAACTTAAAATCGAGGAAGTAACACCAGCCGCGGAAAATGCTTATGCCACCGTTCGGGCGGAATTAATTATAAGTACTTTTGTGTTCAAGGAAAACTAA
- a CDS encoding PorV/PorQ family protein — MKKAGGITFLWLIILAKVVYADGVGTTADNIIGLDQGARAAGLGGAYTSMASDFTAIHWNPAGLAGLKSREMGAGHVEWIEDVRAEFMGVGIPIAATGTGLGFGLVLTKMGGIDEKRNGPGPAMGEVEVNSRWVGVSVGQRLGDKMALGATIKQIHEELDGEEDSSIAFDLGGVIRPIPALGLGLAVINLGGGLKPLEEESDLPLTFRGGVSYDLNNKATLVCDLEKVKASDLKIKGGVELKRAPFALRLGYQTRDEKQGGEAGFSGGLGLYDSGGKMFEGVVAHLDYAASSLGDTFGTVHWVTLRVVF, encoded by the coding sequence ATGAAGAAGGCGGGAGGAATAACCTTTCTTTGGTTGATAATTTTGGCTAAGGTGGTTTATGCGGATGGAGTGGGAACCACGGCGGACAATATAATTGGACTCGATCAAGGGGCCAGGGCCGCAGGCCTGGGCGGCGCCTATACTTCGATGGCGTCTGATTTCACGGCTATCCATTGGAATCCGGCTGGGCTGGCCGGCCTGAAAAGCCGAGAAATGGGGGCTGGTCATGTGGAGTGGATTGAAGATGTCAGGGCTGAATTCATGGGGGTGGGTATACCTATTGCGGCCACGGGGACCGGTCTGGGGTTCGGCCTGGTGTTAACTAAGATGGGCGGCATTGATGAAAAAAGAAATGGGCCCGGACCGGCTATGGGTGAGGTAGAGGTAAATAGCCGGTGGGTTGGGGTGTCTGTGGGTCAACGATTAGGGGACAAGATGGCTTTGGGAGCGACCATTAAGCAGATCCATGAAGAGCTGGATGGTGAAGAAGATTCGAGTATAGCCTTTGATCTGGGGGGTGTTATTCGGCCTATTCCGGCTTTAGGTCTTGGCTTGGCGGTCATTAACCTGGGAGGGGGCTTAAAGCCCCTTGAGGAAGAAAGCGATTTGCCTCTGACTTTTCGAGGCGGTGTGTCTTATGATTTGAATAATAAGGCCACCCTGGTGTGTGATTTGGAAAAGGTCAAGGCCAGTGATCTGAAAATAAAAGGCGGAGTTGAACTTAAACGGGCCCCTTTTGCTTTAAGACTGGGCTATCAAACCAGGGATGAGAAGCAGGGTGGTGAGGCCGGCTTTTCAGGTGGATTAGGCTTGTATGATTCCGGAGGCAAGATGTTTGAGGGAGTGGTGGCCCATCTTGATTATGCGGCTTCTTCCTTGGGGGATACCTTTGGGACGGTGCATTGGGTTACCCTGAGGGTGGTATTTTAA